A portion of the Maylandia zebra isolate NMK-2024a linkage group LG9, Mzebra_GT3a, whole genome shotgun sequence genome contains these proteins:
- the LOC143420546 gene encoding uncharacterized protein LOC143420546, which yields MTMAEAGRRVHPNLSRFTVATIIKAFRQHNRAERMPHRGGRVAIFTAAQETLIADMVRENNCIRLREIRDKVIADNVNFENIDAVSVSTIDRVLRRQQMRMKQVYRVPFERNSARHIGQRYEYVQRIMQLDAMARPHEYLFLDEAGFNLQKRRRRGRNIIGQRAITEVPGQRGGNITLCAAMGTEGLVHRHAVLGSYNTQRLLTFLEELKDILLDRQQHHPRLAHHMYVIIWDNVRFHKTHQIREWFTTKSDHFLNVCLPPYSPFLNPIEEFFSSWRWKVYDRQPYTRENLVRAMELACADIPVEAFRGWIRHSRAFFPRCLARDNIACDVDEVMWPNAARRHDAAQ from the exons ATGACAATGGCTGAAGCGGGACGAAGAGTACATCCAAACCTGAGTAGGTTCACCGTGGCCACCATTATCAAGGCATTTAGACAACACAACAG agCTGAAAGAATGCCACATAGAGGTGGGAGGGTTGCCATATTCACAGCGGCACAAGAAACCCTCATTGCAGATATGGTCCGTGAGAACAACTGCATTAGACTCCGAGAGATCAGAGACAAAGTCATTGCAGATAATGTAAACTTTGAGAACATTGATGCTGTCAGCGTGTCCACAATAGACCGAGTTCTCCGGCGCCAACAGATGAGGATGAAACAGGTCTACAGGGTTCCCTTTGAGCGCAACTCTGCGCGACACATAGGACAACGTTACGAGTATGTGCAA AGGATAATGCAGTTGGACGCGATGGCCAGACCCCATGAGTACCTCTTCCTGGATGAGGCTGGCTTCAACCTCCAGAAACGAAGGCGAAGAGGCCGTAACATCATTGGCCAAAGAGCCATCACTGAGGTTCCTGGCCAACGGGGGGgtaatattactctttgtgCAGCTATGGGTACGGAGGGGCTTGTCCACCGGCATGCTGTCCTTGGGTCTTACAACACCCAACGTCTCCTCACCTTCCTAGAGGAGCTAAAAGACATCCTCCTGGACCGTCAACAACACCATCCTAGGCTAGCACATCACATGTATGTGATCATTTGGGACAACGTCCGCTTCCACAAAACACACCAAATCAGAGAGTGGTTCACCACCAAAAGTGACCACTTTTTAAACGTCTGTCTGCCTCCCTACTCCCCTTTCCTGAACCCTATAGAGGAGTTCTTCTCATCATGGAGATGGAAGGTGTATGACAGACAGCCATACACAAGAGAGAACCTCGTACGGGCAATGGAGCTGGCCTGTGCTGACATCCCAGTGGAGGCCTTCCGGGGATGGATTCGCCATTCCAGGGCATTTTTCCCGCGGTGCCTAGCAAGGGACAATATagcctgtgatgtggatgaggtgATGTGGCCCAATGCAGCTCGGCGACATGATGCCGCACAGTGA